AATCATCCCTTAGTCGGTGATTACTTTCAGGGCATGGCAAACGGAGTTTATGTAATGAGGCAGGCGAGCAATTGATTAAACCAAATTCTTTTGTTGGAGATTTAATACCATATGTTCCGGGCAAGCCCGTTGAGGAGCTTGAGCGTGAAATTGGAATTACGGACGCGGTTAAAATAGCATCTAATGAAAACCCTCTTGGCCCCTCGCCACTTGCGGAGAAAGCTATAAGCGAAGCTGTGCATAATCTGCACCGCTATCCAGACGGGGATGCTTTTTACTTAAAGCATAAATTAGCTCAGAAACTTGGCGTTGATCCTGAGACAATAATCTTTGGAAACGGCTCAAACGATGTGATCGACATTGCCGCTAGAACTTATATGCAGCCAGGCGATGAAGCGATATTCGGAGAGTATGCATTTATTGTATACCCAATTGTAAGTAAAGCGGTCGGGGCTAAGGCAGTTGTGTCTCCTATGCCTAATTACACGCACGATCTAAGAGACATGCATTCGAGAATTACTGAGAAAACCCGCATGATATTCATAGCCAATCCTAATAATCCGACTGGAACCATGGTGGCTAGAGACGAATTTGAGTGGTTTATCGAAAATGTGCCCGAGGATATTTTGGTTTTAGTTGATGAAGCATATTTTGAGTATGTAGAGGATCCGAGCTATCCAAACTCGCTCAATTACCAAAATACGGATAAGTCT
This portion of the Thermodesulfobacteriota bacterium genome encodes:
- the hisC gene encoding histidinol-phosphate transaminase, whose protein sequence is MIKPNSFVGDLIPYVPGKPVEELEREIGITDAVKIASNENPLGPSPLAEKAISEAVHNLHRYPDGDAFYLKHKLAQKLGVDPETIIFGNGSNDVIDIAARTYMQPGDEAIFGEYAFIVYPIVSKAVGAKAVVSPMPNYTHDLRDMHSRITEKTRMIFIANPNNPTGTMVARDEFEWFIENVPEDILVLVDEAYFEYVEDPSYPNSLNYQNTDKSIITVRTFSKIYGLAGLRLGYGIAHPDIVSHMHKVRHPFNSNSLSQIGALAALDDQEHIQRTKRINSEGLKFVCTELENMGITYAPSYTNFVLIDLDEDPIPAYNSLLKEGVIVRPVMGYGLKTHLRVTIGSEEENQKFVSAAKKVLGK